The Hallerella porci genome contains the following window.
TCACAAGCAGTAAAAATATCGTTTGCTGCGTTTTGAGTCGCTTCTAATTTTTCAATTTGAGATTCTAACGATGATGCTTTTGCGCTGGAATCGTCGGCTAAAGTATCCGAATTGAAGTGCGAAAAATTTTCGCTGCATTGGCAAAGCTGTTCGACTTTAATGCATTTTGATGCATCGGCAGAATTGCTGAAACATGCGCTGCAAAGTTCTGCACATTTATTTCGCGTAGACATTTGACTTGGTTTTGCTACAAAATTTTTCAATTCATTCTCTTGCAGCACAAATTCAAATTCGCAATTATTTTGTTGACACGAATGATAAAGTGTATCCGCAAGCATTGTAATTTGTTCGTTGTTCGCTGCAAAAACAAAACCTGCGAATAAAAGAAAATAAAAGTATTTCATTTTGCCCCTTAGAAAAGAATATTCATTTTTATACGGAATGCGTTGTAATCATTGTTATAGTTGAGATGTGTTTCGGTGTCGCCGTCCGAAATACTTTTGCGTGTAATCGCTTGAAATCACAAAAAGCCTGTACATTGATATTCCAAAGAAAAATGCCGTGAGATTTCTAAGCCAAATCCAAAGTATCCAAAAAAGTCCCAGTCTTGTATGTTGTATTCCACAGAAATATTTTTATCTAAAATATCATATTCAAATGCTTCGGCTTTAAATTCAAGATTTCCAGAAAGTGGTTTTCGGACAATCAGAGAATAAGAAAGGAATGGTTGAACGATGCGAGTTATCGGAATGGAAAAACGCAATTCTAAAGGAAATTCAATGGAATACTTTGTAAAAGTAATTTCGACGCTAGCGTATTTTGAATAGGACTCAGAATGATAATCGGTATTAAAAAGGTTAAAAGAAGCATTAAAATGAATGCCTGTTGAAAAACTAAAATATTTCAAAAAATAACTGCGAACGATAAAGCCAACTAAAATTTCGTGAAAATATTCATCAACGGATTCAAATAAATATTTTGAATTGTCATATAAAAACAGACTTTCATACAAGCCATATCCAATGGTAATTCCTGCGAATGTCGATCTCTGCGGAGGTTCTTCTTTTTTAGGTTCGTCATTCTTTTGTTCGTTATTTGCTGGTTCTTCTTGTTGAACAGGCTCTTTTGAAACCGTTTCTGCAGAATCGGTTTTGACAGCCGTTACAGCAGTTTGTTCGGAGGAAATT
Protein-coding sequences here:
- a CDS encoding outer membrane beta-barrel protein → MKFFLPIFLLLGGFLLAYANPEANALADSLYQSCLAGNCEFQITTKDHAITEIQVSKSKTPAVRTECVELCSACFTDSLSSSNCLKVEKFCQCSDIISRKKIQDSLSTVDSFDLELARLESTQIAAGKILHAADSLENISIQLRLDESTLKIQNFQIEISSEQTAVTAVKTDSAETVSKEPVQQEEPANNEQKNDEPKKEEPPQRSTFAGITIGYGLYESLFLYDNSKYLFESVDEYFHEILVGFIVRSYFLKYFSFSTGIHFNASFNLFNTDYHSESYSKYASVEITFTKYSIEFPLELRFSIPITRIVQPFLSYSLIVRKPLSGNLEFKAEAFEYDILDKNISVEYNIQDWDFFGYFGFGLEISRHFSLEYQCTGFL